Proteins from a single region of Candidatus Binatia bacterium:
- a CDS encoding winged helix-turn-helix domain-containing protein: MPNTPPTNGAAGERRVFYFGPFTLDVGQRCLFRRGTPVRVTSKALGLLHLLVCNAGACLSVDDIMAEVWDDREDVTDATLRQHILMLRHVLEDNLADRYIVTDYGRGYRFIGEVTERPPPFMASLVEQYCAAGAEFRAGASPAAMLASLNLYERALTIDSANAQALAGSALTHILIADFQYERPKDQLELAKAQAEAALRASPECAEALVVLSKVALDYSWDFANAHAFAQRAFALDPSDRIAAFMRAWIPLLSGNFDEARALFDALPEEVVSLNVIRTGHAITILFSGDYEQAAAELDAVCNRWPDYWFARTFLGLALLMLGNSSRALALFDEVRLSAYDPLVVRQMNARYFAEGYALYTRFRIGETAEAEKTLARLTRLEESEFVPAMCFALAELGRENRAAALRCIEIAGENRECWYTHLGVEPLVKELRLDPATLFANR; encoded by the coding sequence ATGCCGAACACCCCGCCGACCAACGGCGCCGCCGGCGAGCGGCGCGTCTTCTACTTCGGGCCCTTCACGCTCGACGTAGGACAGCGCTGCCTGTTCCGGCGCGGCACTCCCGTGCGCGTCACGAGCAAGGCGCTTGGGTTGCTGCACTTGCTGGTTTGCAACGCGGGCGCGTGCCTGAGCGTCGACGACATCATGGCTGAGGTTTGGGACGACAGAGAGGACGTGACGGACGCGACACTGCGGCAACACATCCTGATGCTGCGGCACGTGCTCGAAGATAATCTGGCCGACCGCTACATCGTGACCGATTACGGGCGGGGATACCGTTTCATCGGCGAGGTGACCGAGCGGCCGCCCCCGTTCATGGCGAGTCTCGTCGAGCAGTATTGCGCGGCGGGCGCGGAGTTTCGCGCCGGCGCGAGCCCGGCGGCCATGCTCGCGTCGCTGAACCTCTACGAGCGCGCGCTGACGATCGACAGCGCGAACGCGCAGGCGCTCGCGGGCTCGGCGCTGACGCACATCCTGATCGCCGACTTCCAATACGAGCGACCCAAGGATCAGCTGGAGCTGGCGAAGGCGCAGGCCGAAGCGGCGCTACGAGCGTCGCCCGAATGCGCCGAGGCGCTGGTCGTGCTGTCGAAGGTCGCGCTCGACTACTCGTGGGACTTCGCCAACGCACACGCTTTCGCGCAGCGCGCGTTCGCCCTCGACCCGAGCGATCGCATCGCGGCGTTCATGCGCGCGTGGATCCCGCTGCTCTCGGGCAATTTCGACGAGGCGCGCGCTCTGTTCGATGCGCTGCCCGAAGAGGTCGTCAGTTTGAACGTCATACGCACCGGCCACGCCATCACCATCCTGTTCTCAGGCGACTACGAGCAGGCCGCAGCGGAGCTCGACGCGGTCTGCAACCGTTGGCCCGACTACTGGTTCGCGCGGACGTTCCTCGGCCTCGCGCTGCTGATGCTCGGGAACTCATCGCGGGCACTCGCGCTCTTCGACGAGGTGCGGCTGTCGGCGTACGATCCGCTCGTCGTGCGGCAGATGAACGCGCGTTATTTCGCGGAGGGATATGCGCTCTACACGCGGTTTCGCATCGGCGAGACGGCCGAGGCCGAAAAGACGCTCGCGCGTCTGACGCGGCTGGAGGAATCGGAGTTCGTGCCGGCCATGTGCTTCGCGCTGGCCGAGCTCGGGCGAGAGAACCGCGCCGCGGCTCTGCGGTGCATCGAGATCGCCGGCGAGAACCGCGAGTGCTGGTATACGCATCTCGGCGTCGAGCCGTTGGTCAAAGAGCTACGGCTGGATCCCGCGACGCTGTTCGCGAACCGCTAG
- a CDS encoding aldo/keto reductase, translated as MEQRKLGTQGLTVSAMGLGCMGMTFAYGTADETEAIATIHRALELGINFFDTAEVYGPYTNEQLVGRALRGRRDGVVIATKFGFKFDNGVRGVDGTPENAKRVANESLARLGIDAIDLYYQHRRDPSVPIEETIGAMKELIDEGKVRYRGLSEVSPETLRRANAVHPISALQSEYSLWERRVETYVLPTVRELGIGFVPYSPLGRGFLTGAVNVETLGENDFRRTNPRFSKEAAQANQRIVDAVRAVAEQCNATPAQVALAWVLSRGSDVVPIPGTKRRRYLEENVGALDVHLTPDQLAALEGLHEQTAGARYTPEMMSLVEH; from the coding sequence TCGCGTACGGGACGGCCGACGAAACCGAGGCGATCGCGACGATCCATCGCGCGCTCGAGCTCGGCATCAACTTCTTCGATACGGCCGAAGTCTACGGTCCGTATACCAACGAGCAGCTCGTCGGGCGCGCGCTGCGAGGCCGCAGAGACGGCGTCGTGATTGCGACGAAGTTCGGGTTCAAGTTCGACAACGGCGTCCGCGGCGTCGACGGCACGCCCGAGAACGCTAAGCGCGTCGCCAACGAGTCGCTCGCGCGGCTCGGCATCGACGCGATCGATCTCTACTACCAGCATCGCCGCGATCCGTCAGTGCCGATCGAAGAGACGATCGGCGCGATGAAGGAGCTGATCGACGAGGGCAAGGTGCGCTACCGCGGCCTCTCCGAGGTCTCGCCGGAGACGCTGCGGCGGGCCAACGCCGTGCATCCCATCAGCGCGCTGCAGAGCGAGTATTCGCTCTGGGAGCGCCGCGTCGAGACGTACGTGCTCCCTACGGTGCGCGAGCTCGGCATCGGCTTCGTGCCCTACAGCCCGCTCGGTCGCGGTTTCCTCACCGGCGCCGTGAACGTCGAGACGCTGGGCGAGAACGACTTCCGCCGCACTAACCCGCGCTTCTCGAAAGAGGCCGCACAGGCCAACCAGCGCATCGTCGACGCCGTCCGCGCGGTCGCGGAGCAGTGCAACGCCACGCCCGCGCAGGTCGCGCTCGCGTGGGTGCTGTCGCGCGGCAGCGACGTCGTGCCGATCCCCGGCACGAAACGGCGCCGCTACCTCGAGGAGAACGTTGGCGCGCTCGACGTGCACCTCACGCCCGACCAGCTCGCCGCGCTCGAGGGTCTCCACGAACAGACCGCCGGCGCGCGCTACACTCCGGAGATGATGAGTCTGGTCGAACATTGA